The following proteins are encoded in a genomic region of Reichenbachiella sp.:
- the atpD gene encoding F0F1 ATP synthase subunit beta, producing MANSGKITQVIGPVVDVSFEADGAKVPNILDALYVTKENGQKVVLECQQHLGEDRVRTIAMEGTEGLTRGMEVIDTGAAITMPIGEDIKGRLFNVIGEAIDGIEQPKGEKSLPIHRPAPAFEDLSTSTEVLFTGIKVIDLIEPYSKGGKIGLFGGAGVGKTVLIQELINNIAKGHGGLSVFAGVGERTREGNDLLREMIESGIVNYGEDFLKSMEEGGWDLSKVDKKALGDSKATFVFGQMNEPPGARARVALSGLTVAEYFRDGDGEGQGKDILFFVDNIFRFTQAGSEVSALLGRMPSAVGYQPTLATEMGAMQERITSTKKGSITSVQAVYVPADDLTDPAPATTFAHLDATTVLSRKISELGIYPAVDPLDSTSRILSEEVVGAEHYGCAQRVIEILQRYKELQDIIAILGMDELSDEDKQVVHRARRVQRFLSQPFHVAEQFTGLQGVLVDIKDTIKGFNMIMDGELDHLPEAAFNLVGGIESAIEKGEKLLAEAK from the coding sequence ATGGCAAATAGTGGTAAAATCACACAAGTAATTGGCCCGGTAGTGGACGTAAGCTTCGAAGCTGATGGTGCTAAAGTCCCAAATATTTTGGACGCGCTATACGTAACCAAAGAAAACGGACAAAAAGTAGTGTTGGAATGCCAGCAGCACTTAGGCGAAGACAGAGTTAGAACTATCGCAATGGAAGGTACCGAAGGTTTGACCAGAGGTATGGAAGTTATCGATACTGGTGCGGCAATCACTATGCCTATCGGAGAAGACATTAAAGGTCGTCTGTTCAACGTAATCGGCGAAGCTATCGATGGTATTGAGCAGCCAAAAGGAGAGAAATCTCTTCCAATTCACAGACCTGCTCCTGCTTTTGAAGACCTATCTACTTCTACCGAAGTATTGTTTACAGGTATCAAAGTAATTGACTTGATTGAGCCTTATTCTAAAGGTGGTAAAATTGGTTTGTTTGGTGGTGCTGGTGTTGGTAAAACTGTATTGATTCAGGAATTGATCAACAACATCGCCAAAGGACACGGTGGACTTTCAGTATTCGCCGGTGTTGGAGAAAGAACAAGAGAAGGAAACGATTTGCTTCGTGAGATGATTGAGTCTGGTATTGTAAACTACGGTGAAGACTTCTTGAAATCTATGGAAGAAGGCGGATGGGATCTTTCTAAAGTAGATAAAAAAGCATTAGGTGATTCGAAAGCAACTTTCGTTTTCGGTCAGATGAACGAGCCTCCTGGGGCAAGAGCTAGAGTAGCACTTTCTGGTCTTACTGTAGCTGAGTACTTCAGAGATGGTGATGGCGAAGGTCAAGGAAAAGATATCCTTTTCTTCGTAGACAACATCTTTAGATTTACACAAGCTGGATCTGAGGTATCTGCATTGCTAGGTCGTATGCCATCAGCAGTAGGTTACCAGCCTACATTGGCTACAGAGATGGGAGCCATGCAGGAAAGAATTACTTCTACAAAGAAAGGATCTATTACATCTGTACAGGCCGTTTACGTACCTGCAGATGATTTAACTGACCCTGCTCCTGCAACTACATTTGCTCACTTGGATGCAACAACAGTACTTTCAAGAAAAATTTCTGAGCTTGGTATTTACCCAGCTGTAGATCCTTTGGATTCTACTTCAAGAATTTTGTCTGAAGAGGTAGTAGGTGCTGAACACTACGGATGTGCACAAAGAGTAATCGAAATTCTTCAGAGATATAAAGAGCTTCAAGATATCATTGCTATTTTGGGTATGGACGAATTGTCTGACGAAGATAAACAAGTGGTACACAGAGCTAGAAGGGTACAAAGATTCCTTTCTCAGCCGTTCCACGTAGCAGAGCAGTTTACTGGATTGCAGGGTGTATTGGTAGATATCAAAGACACTATCAAAGGATTCAACATGATTATGGACGGTGAATTGGATCACTTGCCAGAAGCAGCTTTCAACTTGGTTGGAGGCATCGAATCTGCGATCGAAAAAGGAGAAAAATTATTGGCTGAAGCTAAATAA
- a CDS encoding HAMP domain-containing sensor histidine kinase, with protein MASKLYETTQLDLYRNRSKFKWVVLAISIVISIGSIYYTNVLVEQIKSREEKLIALYANTLEYFANQENNSDLNFIFDEIILSNKSIPVVMADELGNPLEYKNIPAADRAATRKERNRILINEIREMEEEHEPLLVTLRRDGSITGYQFIYYKNSLLLTQLKYYPLTQLFVIGIFGMIAFLVFNYSKAAEQNKVWVGLAKETAHQLGTPLSSLMAWVEYLKSDEKLKDMDMIVELEKDVERLNMITSRFSNIGSEPILESTNVYNLIEETLNYLKRRISTRVEFTLVCFPNRELEANINKPLFEWVIENLCKNAVDAMGGEGKIHIKVLKANEGHVIIDIADTGKGMTKAGIQKIFQPGYTTKKRGWGLGLTLVKRIIENYHKGKIFVKRSDVNRGTTFRISLKS; from the coding sequence ATGGCTTCTAAGTTATACGAGACCACACAGTTAGACTTATATAGAAACCGATCCAAATTTAAATGGGTCGTACTGGCCATATCTATTGTCATCAGCATAGGGTCGATTTATTATACCAACGTATTGGTGGAGCAAATAAAATCTCGTGAGGAGAAACTGATCGCGCTTTACGCCAACACACTAGAGTACTTTGCTAATCAAGAAAACAATTCGGACCTGAATTTTATTTTTGATGAAATCATCCTTTCCAATAAGTCCATTCCCGTTGTGATGGCGGATGAATTGGGTAATCCGCTGGAGTATAAAAATATTCCTGCAGCCGATCGTGCGGCGACTAGAAAAGAGCGTAACCGAATATTAATTAATGAAATTCGAGAAATGGAGGAAGAGCACGAACCTCTTCTCGTGACATTGAGAAGGGATGGTAGCATCACAGGGTATCAATTCATTTACTATAAAAACTCGCTGTTGCTTACCCAGCTCAAATATTATCCACTTACGCAATTATTTGTGATCGGAATTTTTGGAATGATCGCCTTTTTGGTGTTCAATTATTCCAAAGCGGCAGAACAAAACAAGGTTTGGGTTGGATTGGCCAAAGAGACCGCCCATCAATTAGGGACACCGCTTTCATCACTTATGGCTTGGGTAGAATATCTGAAGTCCGATGAAAAGCTCAAGGATATGGACATGATTGTGGAGTTAGAGAAAGATGTGGAACGGTTGAACATGATTACCTCCAGATTTTCTAACATTGGCTCTGAGCCTATTCTGGAAAGCACTAATGTGTACAACCTCATTGAAGAGACCTTAAATTATTTAAAAAGAAGGATTTCCACACGAGTGGAATTCACCTTGGTTTGCTTTCCTAATAGAGAACTTGAAGCCAACATTAATAAGCCGCTTTTTGAATGGGTAATAGAAAACCTTTGTAAAAATGCGGTGGATGCCATGGGAGGTGAAGGTAAAATCCATATTAAAGTGCTTAAAGCCAATGAAGGTCATGTGATAATAGACATTGCCGATACGGGTAAAGGCATGACAAAAGCTGGGATTCAAAAAATATTCCAACCAGGATATACTACCAAAAAACGAGGTTGGGGACTAGGTTTGACGTTGGTCAAACGAATCATAGAAAACTATCACAAAGGAAAAATCTTTGTAAAAAGGTCGGATGTCAATAGAGGAACTACCTTTCGCATTTCGCTCAAATCCTAA
- a CDS encoding patatin-like phospholipase family protein, whose product MYSRLVKTFFLLILFTTPLTSNAQKVALVLSGGGAKGIAHAGVLKALEENNIPIDYVVGTSMGSIVGGFYAAGYSPDQIKALSLSQDLQDWVDGVIDEKYKYSFHKKLPDPSWLTVKLNFDSAFDSSIDPSFDKDYVLNINLAERFQHASYVCNGNYDSLFVPFRAIASNIFMEKQEVLDSGVLYESIRSSMAIPLLYRPVRVDGELLFDGGIYNNFPVSPARTEFNPDVIIGVNVGSKVLDEYPKNDDEKLIAESILFFMLNKGDPSKLDSTDVFIDINLTDYSTMGFNKAKEIYEIGYQTAIDQIEEIKGKINRRVDPAILKERRVEFLNRPMRHYFDTVQIEGFNPKASQYISNVFDKDNSFDFEQTKRAYYRLIHNDYFINVFPSYSRGDRYAFQLKGHPNPRLKAKIGGSLTSRNISYMYLGMDFKRLTRILEEYELKLFAGPFYESVYFKNRITFPGKKPFSLGPTVTINHRDYLNLADYLLGEPDLTILDRVDRKMGLFFGFPLNRKVGLSMEASYILNKDKFSNEQQINTNENFDELKLEGVRLEARAYHNGFNYPQFATKGSKFEFAINQFFIESDYLPGSTSIIASPVEKENNTWYAIKIATENYYPLGNKFSFGTTVEAQFSNQPALGTTKSTIINFTGFYPLQDSKTLMLENFRARQFLAVGIKNVWSPMKNLQFRLEGYAFNPIEEITGESGEIPNFERKWLNPSFAATSGIVYHSFIGPIGLHVNYYDDYQHEWGVLLHVGYLLFNPHSLE is encoded by the coding sequence ATGTATTCACGATTAGTGAAGACCTTTTTTTTACTTATTCTATTCACTACCCCCCTCACCTCAAATGCACAAAAAGTTGCACTGGTTTTAAGCGGTGGCGGTGCAAAGGGTATCGCTCATGCCGGGGTACTCAAAGCATTGGAGGAAAATAATATCCCTATTGATTATGTAGTAGGCACTTCTATGGGCAGCATTGTTGGAGGGTTTTATGCTGCAGGATATAGCCCCGATCAAATCAAAGCACTTTCGCTTTCACAGGATCTCCAAGACTGGGTGGATGGAGTGATCGATGAAAAGTACAAATATAGTTTCCATAAAAAATTACCTGACCCGTCCTGGCTGACAGTAAAGCTCAATTTTGATTCTGCATTTGATTCTAGTATAGATCCGTCTTTTGATAAAGATTATGTGTTGAATATCAATCTAGCTGAGCGCTTTCAACACGCATCGTATGTATGCAACGGCAATTATGACAGCCTTTTCGTACCCTTCAGAGCCATTGCTTCTAATATATTTATGGAGAAGCAAGAGGTACTCGATAGTGGGGTGCTTTATGAATCCATCCGATCATCTATGGCTATCCCTTTGCTTTATCGACCCGTTCGTGTCGATGGTGAGTTGTTGTTCGATGGGGGTATCTACAACAACTTTCCAGTTTCTCCTGCAAGAACTGAATTTAACCCTGACGTGATCATCGGTGTAAATGTGGGCAGTAAGGTATTGGATGAATATCCTAAAAACGACGATGAAAAACTAATAGCAGAATCGATACTCTTCTTTATGCTCAACAAAGGAGATCCTTCAAAGCTAGATAGTACTGATGTATTCATTGACATTAACTTGACAGACTACAGCACCATGGGGTTTAATAAGGCAAAGGAAATATATGAGATCGGATATCAAACGGCAATAGATCAAATCGAAGAGATAAAAGGTAAGATCAATCGGCGTGTAGATCCTGCTATCCTCAAAGAGCGAAGGGTAGAATTTCTGAATCGCCCCATGCGCCATTATTTTGACACGGTACAGATCGAAGGATTCAACCCCAAGGCCTCTCAATATATTTCAAATGTATTTGACAAAGACAATTCATTTGATTTTGAACAAACAAAACGCGCTTATTATCGCTTGATCCACAATGACTATTTTATCAACGTATTCCCCAGCTACTCTAGAGGCGACCGCTATGCTTTTCAATTGAAAGGACATCCCAACCCAAGACTCAAAGCAAAAATTGGTGGTAGTTTAACTTCAAGAAATATTTCGTACATGTATTTGGGCATGGACTTCAAGCGACTCACTAGAATTTTAGAAGAATACGAACTGAAGCTATTTGCCGGGCCATTTTATGAATCGGTATACTTTAAAAATAGAATCACATTTCCAGGGAAAAAACCCTTCTCTTTAGGCCCTACAGTAACAATCAACCATAGGGATTATTTGAATTTGGCAGACTACTTATTAGGAGAACCTGACTTGACCATCCTAGATCGTGTAGACCGAAAAATGGGTTTGTTTTTTGGCTTCCCTTTGAACCGGAAGGTAGGCTTGAGCATGGAAGCTTCATATATCTTGAACAAAGACAAATTTAGCAACGAACAGCAAATCAATACCAACGAAAATTTTGATGAATTGAAATTAGAGGGTGTACGACTAGAAGCCAGAGCCTATCACAATGGTTTTAATTACCCTCAATTTGCCACCAAAGGTTCAAAATTTGAATTTGCAATAAATCAATTTTTCATAGAGAGCGATTACTTACCTGGCAGCACATCAATCATCGCCAGCCCAGTAGAAAAAGAGAATAACACATGGTATGCCATAAAAATAGCCACTGAAAATTACTATCCACTGGGCAATAAATTCAGTTTTGGTACTACCGTTGAAGCACAGTTTTCCAATCAACCTGCCTTAGGCACCACCAAAAGCACCATTATCAATTTTACCGGCTTTTACCCGCTTCAGGACAGCAAAACACTTATGCTTGAAAATTTCAGAGCACGACAGTTCCTTGCTGTTGGCATAAAAAATGTTTGGTCGCCAATGAAAAACCTTCAATTCAGGCTAGAAGGATATGCATTCAACCCTATCGAAGAAATTACTGGGGAGAGTGGTGAAATTCCAAATTTTGAAAGAAAATGGCTCAATCCATCATTCGCCGCTACTTCTGGCATAGTGTATCATTCGTTTATAGGCCCAATTGGTCTGCATGTCAATTATTATGACGACTACCAGCACGAATGGGGCGTACTTTTGCATGTAGGATATCTGCTATTCAATCCACATTCTTTAGAGTAA
- a CDS encoding OmpA family protein, with translation MKITRILFSFCLCTSNILFLSNDNLLAQAHEEGTLIRVTGTVLDEESKTPLIANVFYEKLPFYDDMGISSTNQQNGVYELYMLENIKYIINVKADGYKTISEEMEVLDNGTQLIEKNFVMFPDAAHEKFDLHNLIFARGRAVIDESSYTELNDFVDWLEARPNINIQLEGHTDFQGNAQANLQLSQDRVDAVKEYLTKRGVKKTRISTKAFGGTQPLSRERTDEARTANRRVEVRILKQ, from the coding sequence ATGAAAATAACACGAATTCTATTTTCTTTTTGTTTGTGCACCTCCAATATACTTTTTCTATCTAATGATAATCTTCTCGCCCAGGCACATGAGGAAGGCACACTTATTCGAGTGACAGGCACTGTACTTGACGAGGAATCTAAAACTCCTCTAATAGCTAATGTTTTTTATGAAAAACTTCCCTTCTATGATGATATGGGAATTTCTTCTACCAATCAACAGAATGGAGTCTATGAGCTGTATATGCTTGAAAACATCAAATATATAATTAATGTAAAGGCTGATGGCTATAAAACAATAAGTGAGGAAATGGAAGTACTAGACAATGGCACACAGTTGATAGAAAAAAACTTTGTGATGTTTCCAGATGCCGCTCATGAAAAATTCGACCTCCATAATTTGATATTTGCTCGCGGTAGAGCAGTAATAGACGAGTCCTCCTATACCGAACTCAATGATTTTGTAGATTGGCTAGAAGCAAGGCCAAATATCAACATACAACTTGAAGGGCATACCGATTTTCAAGGCAACGCACAGGCGAATCTCCAGCTCTCTCAAGATCGTGTAGACGCAGTAAAAGAATATCTTACCAAAAGGGGCGTAAAGAAAACTAGAATTAGCACTAAAGCCTTTGGAGGTACGCAGCCTCTGAGCAGAGAGCGGACCGACGAAGCCCGTACCGCCAATAGACGTGTAGAGGTTAGAATCCTCAAGCAATAA
- a CDS encoding OmpA family protein, whose protein sequence is MRKLIALFVASLITTGIYAQETVKWASEVMHVTSETTALQYAASQALHAPNVYPKGGESPNAWRPARPDNDEYIVVKFDTPIRAQQIAIAETENPGAVSKVYAYDSLDNEYVIFDLNPRPIPLQSRLLNLFFEKTPYRIAYIRIDIKGGNVPGFNSIDAIGLSSSNIPISVLIDLAKNVNEELSTERLGESVNSQYLEQSPILSPDGKTLYFSRRAHPDNVGGVDDYEDIWYSELDEETQEWQPAKNLGPPLNTPGPNFICSITQIGDETVLLLGNRYEKRGRMSQGVSMSRSKGPGKWEKPTNLNIENDYNYSEKVDYYMSTDTKVILMAVERDDTYGDRDIYASFVQPNGNYSEPKNLGGVVNSADVESGPFLHHDGETLYFSSKGFRGYGGADIYVSKRLDDTWTNWSKPENLGKGVNGPDDDTYFNIPSTGSHAYFTRGRADENTDVFRFRIDELFIEPTDEPELDPEEIFVTIHGKVFDSKSKETISSSVYVERLPDGITVGSAETNEYGDFVFKVRPGATYGVYAAKEGYLSQDEHIDLNEITEITDIQQDLFLTPIEKGVAISLNNIFFEFDRSDLRTSSYAELDRILKLLESDKINSIEISGHTDSVGDDDYNLELSKRRAWSVYSYFIANGIRASRLESVGYGETMPVAPNDTADNRRKNRRVEFKIID, encoded by the coding sequence ATGAGAAAATTAATCGCCTTATTCGTTGCCAGCCTAATTACCACTGGAATCTACGCCCAGGAAACTGTCAAATGGGCCTCCGAAGTCATGCACGTGACCTCAGAGACCACTGCTCTCCAGTATGCTGCAAGTCAGGCTCTACACGCTCCGAATGTATATCCAAAAGGGGGAGAAAGTCCTAATGCTTGGAGACCAGCCAGGCCGGACAATGATGAATACATCGTGGTTAAATTTGACACACCTATTCGAGCTCAACAGATTGCCATAGCCGAAACAGAAAACCCTGGCGCTGTATCTAAGGTGTATGCCTACGATTCTTTGGATAACGAATATGTGATATTTGACCTTAACCCTAGGCCCATTCCACTTCAGAGCAGATTGCTCAACTTGTTTTTTGAAAAGACTCCCTATCGAATAGCCTATATCCGAATTGACATTAAAGGTGGGAATGTCCCCGGATTCAATAGTATTGATGCGATAGGGCTCTCATCTTCCAATATTCCGATTAGTGTTTTAATTGACCTGGCAAAAAACGTTAATGAAGAATTAAGCACCGAACGACTAGGCGAGAGTGTGAACAGTCAATATCTAGAACAAAGTCCTATTCTCTCACCGGATGGAAAAACCTTATACTTCAGTCGTCGAGCTCATCCAGATAATGTTGGTGGGGTAGATGATTATGAAGATATCTGGTACTCTGAGCTAGATGAAGAAACTCAAGAATGGCAACCAGCTAAAAATTTAGGCCCACCTTTGAACACCCCCGGACCCAATTTTATTTGTTCTATTACTCAAATAGGTGATGAAACCGTCCTTCTCCTCGGTAACAGGTATGAAAAAAGAGGCAGAATGTCGCAGGGTGTTTCAATGAGCAGAAGCAAAGGTCCGGGAAAATGGGAAAAGCCAACAAATTTGAATATCGAAAATGACTATAACTACTCAGAAAAAGTAGATTACTACATGAGTACGGACACCAAAGTAATTTTGATGGCTGTTGAACGAGACGACACCTACGGGGATAGAGATATCTATGCCTCGTTTGTCCAGCCAAATGGCAACTACAGCGAACCTAAAAACCTTGGTGGGGTAGTAAATTCTGCGGACGTTGAAAGTGGCCCTTTTCTCCATCATGATGGAGAAACTTTGTACTTCTCATCCAAAGGATTCAGAGGCTATGGAGGAGCAGATATCTACGTCTCAAAACGATTAGATGATACCTGGACCAATTGGTCGAAGCCAGAAAACCTTGGAAAAGGTGTCAATGGCCCTGATGATGACACCTATTTTAATATTCCTTCTACAGGAAGCCACGCCTACTTTACTCGTGGGCGAGCGGATGAAAATACTGATGTTTTCAGGTTTCGGATCGACGAGCTATTCATAGAACCTACGGATGAACCTGAACTAGATCCTGAAGAAATTTTTGTTACTATTCATGGAAAAGTCTTCGACTCGAAATCCAAAGAGACTATCTCCAGTAGCGTATATGTAGAAAGACTTCCTGATGGTATCACAGTTGGCAGCGCCGAAACCAATGAATATGGAGACTTTGTGTTCAAAGTAAGACCTGGAGCCACCTATGGTGTATATGCCGCCAAAGAGGGCTATCTATCTCAGGATGAGCACATCGATCTCAATGAAATTACTGAGATTACAGACATCCAGCAAGATTTGTTCTTAACTCCTATAGAAAAAGGAGTCGCTATTTCGCTGAATAATATTTTCTTCGAATTCGATCGTTCGGATTTAAGAACTTCCTCTTATGCGGAACTGGATCGAATTTTGAAATTGCTTGAAAGTGATAAGATTAACAGCATAGAAATTTCAGGCCATACGGACTCCGTAGGAGATGACGACTATAACCTCGAACTATCCAAAAGAAGAGCATGGTCTGTATACAGTTATTTTATTGCAAATGGCATCCGGGCTTCGCGATTGGAGTCTGTCGGTTACGGCGAAACCATGCCTGTAGCTCCGAATGACACCGCAGACAATAGACGAAAGAACAGGCGCGTAGAATTTAAAATTATTGACTAA